A segment of the Micromonospora sediminicola genome:
CGGGCACCCGGCTGCGGGTCGCGCTCTCCGCGCTCACCATGGCGGAGTACTTCCGTGACGTGAAGAAGCAGGAGGTGCTGCTCTTCATCGACAACATCTTCCGCTTCACCCAGGCCGGTTCCGAGGTCTCCACGCTGCTCGGCCGCATGCCGAGCGCCGTGGGTTACCAGCCGACCCTGGCCGACGAGATGGGCGAGCTCCAGGAGCGGATCACCTCCGTCCGGGGCCAGGCCATCACCTCGATGCAGGCGATCTACGTGCCCGCCGACGACTACACCGACCCGGCGCCGGCCACCACGTTCGCCCACCTCGACGCGACCACCAACCTGGAGCGGTCGATCTCCGACAAGGGCATCTACCCGGCCGTGGACCCGCTGGCGTCCTCGTCCCGGATCCTCGCCCCGGAGTTCGTCGGCGAGGAGCACTTCGCGGTCGCCACCGAGGTGAAGCGGATCCTGCAGCGCTACAAGGACCTGCAGGACATCATCGCCATCCTCGGCATCGAGGAGCTCTCCGAGGAGGACAAGCTCACCGTCGGCCGCGCCCGCCGGATCGAGCGGTTCCTCTCGCAGAACACCTACGCCGCCGAGCAGTTCACCGGCGTACCCGGCTCGACGGTTCCGATCGCGGAGACCATCGACGCCTTCCGCCGGATCAGCGAGGGGGAGTTCGACCACTTCCCGGAGCAGGCGTTCTTCATGTGCGGCGGCCTGGAGGACCTCAAGGCCAAGGCCAAGGAGCTGATGGGTGAGGAGGGCTGAGAGCCCGATCACATCCACGAAGGCCGCCCCGACGATTGTCGGGGCGGCCTTCGCCTGTTCAGGGCGCCTCCCTACCAGATGCCCGGTTCACCGGCAAGCGGTTCGCCGACGCGCGCGGTACCGTTCCTGACACGACTTCACATCCCGACCGTCGATCTCTGCAACGAAACGGACCCCCGCGCCCGTCTCCTCTTCGTGGCGCGACGATTGGAGATGCTCGTGGGTAAGGGCGACACGGATCGCGGCAAGCGGTCCATGTGGCGTGGCGTGCCCCGGTGGGCCCGCGTCAGCACCATCCTCGGCATCGTCATGATGGTGCTCAGCGGCTCGGTGCTGGTGGGCTACCACGCCCTGGTCGCCCGCTACGAGGGCTCAGTCGGCAAGGGCGACCTCTTCGGCGACCAGGCGGCCGGCGCGACGGAGAAGAAGAGCGACATCAAGGGGCCGCTCAACATCCTCCTGGTCGGCGTGGACCCCCGGACCGCGACAGCCCGCCCGCTCTCCGACTCGATCATGATCCTGCACGTACCGGCCGGCATGGACCGCGGCTACCTCTTCTCGCTCCCGCGCGACCTGCGGGTGGAGATCCCGGCCTTCCCCAAGGCCGACTACGCCGGCGGCACCGACCGGATCAACGCCGCCATGTCCCACGGCAGCAACGTGCCGGGCAAGAACCCGAGCGCGGCGCAGGGCTTCGAACTGCTCGCGAAGACCGTCCAGCAGGTCACCGGCATCAAGCGCTTCGACGCCGGCGCCATCATCAACTTCAGCGGGTTCAAGAAGATCGTCGACGCCATGGGCGGCGTCGACATGTACATCGAGCGGGACGTCAAATCCGAGCACCTCAAGCCGGACGGCTCGGCCCGCCAGCTCAAGCCCGGCGGCGGGGGCTACCTCGGCCCGCAGGCCCGGTACGAGAAGGGCAACGCCCACCTGAACGGCTGGCAGGCCCTGGACTACGTGCGGCAGCGCTACCCGAAGAACGGTGTGCCGGACGCGGACTACGGCCGGCAGCGGCACCAGCAGCAGTTCGTCAAGGCGATGGTGAGCCAGGCGTTCAGCGCCGACGTGGTGGCCAACCCGATCAAGCTGGACCGGGTGCTGCGCGCGGCCGGGCAGTCGCTGATCTTCAACGGCCGGGGCAACAGCGTGGTCGACTTCGGTGTGGCGCTGAAGGGCATCCGCCCCGACGCGATCGAGACGATCAAGCTGCCGGGCGGCCCGATCGGCAGCGGCAGCGCCTACCGCGGTGAGCAACTGCTGCCCCCGGCCGACGACTTCTTCGCGGCCCTGCGGGCCGAGCAGTTGGACGCGTTCCTGCTGGAGCACCCCGACTTCAAGCAGAAGACCAAGTAGCCTGAGCGGGTGCGGGGCCGTCGTGGCCCGGCTCTCACCACCCGCGTTGGGTGGGCGGCGGAGGCGCGACTAGACTTTCGGCAATCCGCCGCCGCAGCAAGGAGACAGCGTGGCACAGCAGCTTCACGTCGAGCTCGTAGCCGTCGAGGAGAAGGTCTGGACCGGCGAGGCCGAGATGGTCGTCGCCCGGACGACCGAGGGTGAGCTTGGTGTGCTGCCGGGGCACGCGCCCCTGCTCGGCCAGCTCGCGGAGCCCAGCCAGGTGCGTATCAAGCAGGCCGGTGGCCAGCAGGTCGCGTACGACGTCGCCGGCGGCTTCCTGTCGGTGACCGGCGAGGGCGTGACCGTCCTGGCCGAGAGCGCCACCCCGGCCACCCCGGCCCGCTGAGCCGACCCGCCGATGGAGATCGTCGAAGGGATCGGAATCGGCGTCGCGGTCGTCGTCGTCGCGCTTCTGGTTCTCTTCGTCCGGCGGGCTCTGTTCACCCGTAGCGGGGGCATCATCCGGCTGAGCGTCCGGGTCACCACGGTGCTCGACGGTCGTGGATGGTCCCCCGGCTTCGGTCGCTTCGTCGGCGACGAACTCCGCTGGTACCGCATGTTCAGCTTCGCGCTCCGCCCGAAGCGGGTGCTCTCCCGCAAGGGGCTCGCGGTGGAGCGGCGCCGGTTGCCCGAAGGGCAGGAGCGCTTCTCCATGCCGTCCGACTGGGTGATCCTCCGCTGTACCAGTCACCACGCTCCGGTCGAGATCGCCATGGCGCGCTCCACGGTCACCGGATTCCTCTCCTGGCTCGAGGCCGCCCCTCCGGGGGCGGTCTCGCCGCGTCTGGCCTCCCAGGACTGGCCCGCCGCCTGACCCCGGCCACCGTCCGAGCGGTCCGAGCGACTCCACCGCGGCGAGGTGGCGGCATCACCACCGACCGGACACGACCGCCTCCCCGTCGTGGCGCTCCGCCTCCGCACGCGGGCGCCGCTTCCGTCCCGGCAGGCACGGCTTCCGTCCCGGTCTCGGTACCGAGCGAGTCATCGCGAGATCTTGGAAGCTGAGCGCCCTCCTGAGGGCCCTTACCTTCCAAGATCTCGCCCTGTCGCCATGCGCCCGCGTCTCACCCCGCCCCCGCCCCTCCCTCCTCGACCGACTGGTTGATCAAGGAGTGTGCGTAGTGCCTCCGGGCGATCGTCGACACAAACTCCTTGATCGACGTGCCGTGGGGGTGGTGGGTGGAACGTGGCGGGGGTCGGGAGGCACCCGTGGTGATCCACTCGCGGGGTTGGCTTGCGCCGGGGGGAACGGTGTGGGTGTCTGCGGGGGCGGGACACCCCATGGCGTTCCACCCAACCCGTGGGGCTGCCGGCGTTGGACGGAACGCCGTGGGCGTCTCCACGGCCGGGACACACACCCACAGCGCTCCACCGATGGGGCTGGCATGCGCTGGGTGGAACGTCATGGGTGTCTCGGCGGCCGGGATGCACCCATGGGGTTCCACTGACGGGGTTGGCGGCCGCTGGGTGGATCGTCATGGGTGTCTCGGCGGCCGGGATGCACCCATGGGGTTCCACTGGCCGGGTTGGCGGCCGCTGGGTGGATCGTCATGGGTGTCTCCGCGGCCGGGATGCCCCCATGGTGTTCCACCGGCCGGGTTGGCGGCCGCTGGGTGGAACGTCACGGGTGTCTGCGGGTGTCTGCGGGTGTCTGCGGGTGTCCGGATGCACCCGTGGGCTTTCACCCGGGCGCGTGGGATGCGGTGGGGTGTCCGGTTCGGTGGTGGTGGGCGGCACCCCGGGCGCGGAATCGGCGGCGGGTCGGCGGCGTTGTAGACGGGTGAACGACCGAGCAGGCAGCGAGCCACCGAGCCGCCGCCCCGCCCACGGGAATGATGGTGGGCGGGCGGTCGTTACACATCATCCCGGCGCCGCGTGCAGGCCCCCCGCCCCGCGAGCCAGCCGGACACCCCCGGCCCCGTGAGCTGGCCCCCCGGCTCCACGAGCGTGCCGGATCCCCCTTCAAGGCTTTTCGCGCGCCTGACGGTGCCCGCACCCCCCCGGGTGTGTTGACCCCCGAATGGAGCCCCCTCATGAACACGATCCTGCGCAAGAGCATTCTCGGTATCGCTGGTCTGGCCTTCACCGGTGGCGTGTTCGCCGGTCCGGTCGCCGCCCACGCCGACACCCCCGCCCACGCCGCCGCCAAGCCCGTCGCGGTCGCGTCCGTGCAGGGCGAGCAGTCGCGCATCACCCTGAACGACGAGCAGACCGCCAACGCCAAGGCGATCATCGCCGTCACGAAGAAGGCCGGCCTGC
Coding sequences within it:
- the atpD gene encoding F0F1 ATP synthase subunit beta, whose translation is MTVSAVETKTATGRVVRVIGPVVDAEFPRDAMPELFNALHVDVTLSGGEKTLTLEVAQHLGDNLVRAISMQPTDGLVRGTDVRDTGAPISVPVGDAVKGHVFNAIGECLNLTEGETINADDRWGIHRKAPAFADLEPKTEMLETGIKVIDLLAPYVKGGKIGLFGGAGVGKTVLIQEMITRVARNFGGTSVFAGVGERTREGNDLIAEMTESGVIDKTALVYGQMDEPPGTRLRVALSALTMAEYFRDVKKQEVLLFIDNIFRFTQAGSEVSTLLGRMPSAVGYQPTLADEMGELQERITSVRGQAITSMQAIYVPADDYTDPAPATTFAHLDATTNLERSISDKGIYPAVDPLASSSRILAPEFVGEEHFAVATEVKRILQRYKDLQDIIAILGIEELSEEDKLTVGRARRIERFLSQNTYAAEQFTGVPGSTVPIAETIDAFRRISEGEFDHFPEQAFFMCGGLEDLKAKAKELMGEEG
- a CDS encoding LCP family protein; this encodes MLVGKGDTDRGKRSMWRGVPRWARVSTILGIVMMVLSGSVLVGYHALVARYEGSVGKGDLFGDQAAGATEKKSDIKGPLNILLVGVDPRTATARPLSDSIMILHVPAGMDRGYLFSLPRDLRVEIPAFPKADYAGGTDRINAAMSHGSNVPGKNPSAAQGFELLAKTVQQVTGIKRFDAGAIINFSGFKKIVDAMGGVDMYIERDVKSEHLKPDGSARQLKPGGGGYLGPQARYEKGNAHLNGWQALDYVRQRYPKNGVPDADYGRQRHQQQFVKAMVSQAFSADVVANPIKLDRVLRAAGQSLIFNGRGNSVVDFGVALKGIRPDAIETIKLPGGPIGSGSAYRGEQLLPPADDFFAALRAEQLDAFLLEHPDFKQKTK
- a CDS encoding F0F1 ATP synthase subunit epsilon is translated as MAQQLHVELVAVEEKVWTGEAEMVVARTTEGELGVLPGHAPLLGQLAEPSQVRIKQAGGQQVAYDVAGGFLSVTGEGVTVLAESATPATPAR
- a CDS encoding DUF2550 domain-containing protein, which codes for MEIVEGIGIGVAVVVVALLVLFVRRALFTRSGGIIRLSVRVTTVLDGRGWSPGFGRFVGDELRWYRMFSFALRPKRVLSRKGLAVERRRLPEGQERFSMPSDWVILRCTSHHAPVEIAMARSTVTGFLSWLEAAPPGAVSPRLASQDWPAA